One window of Phycisphaeraceae bacterium genomic DNA carries:
- the mnmA gene encoding tRNA 2-thiouridine(34) synthase MnmA, translating to MSGGVDSSVAAALLKEQGYEVVGVFMRLGSVGDDLEEQGAVCRIKPTGDRALKVQTKVHHQGCCSVGDANDARVVAAELGISLYVCNFTKEFGRIIDYFTDEYAHGKTPNPCVRCNDWIKFGRLFEYADMIGADFVATGHYAQLAHIDGEPVLKRGADVAKDQSYVLFGIDRARLQRMMLPVGQFEKPMIRQRAHELNLPVFDKPDSQEICFVPDNNYANLVERRVPELAHEGTILDIDGNEIGTHAGHHRFTIGQRRKLGMAFGKPTYVVDKNPASNTITVGDKTDLVIGACDVGEANWLVDTDCMRDGAPVTVQYRAHGEVARATLRLLDTGSRETHSGRTGRFSVVFDDPRTAVAPGQAMVVYGDGEAFPHDRVLGGGWIERTHRPDRVVTESASVNA from the coding sequence ATGTCCGGCGGTGTTGATTCGTCGGTTGCTGCTGCACTGCTGAAAGAGCAGGGATATGAGGTTGTTGGTGTCTTTATGCGCCTCGGATCGGTTGGTGATGATCTCGAAGAGCAGGGCGCGGTGTGTCGGATCAAGCCGACCGGTGATCGAGCGCTGAAGGTCCAGACAAAGGTGCATCATCAGGGATGCTGCTCGGTGGGCGATGCCAACGACGCACGCGTTGTTGCTGCGGAGCTCGGTATCTCGCTGTATGTCTGCAACTTCACGAAAGAGTTCGGCAGGATCATCGACTACTTTACGGATGAGTATGCGCACGGGAAGACACCGAACCCGTGTGTGCGATGCAACGACTGGATCAAGTTCGGTCGTCTGTTCGAGTACGCAGACATGATCGGCGCGGACTTTGTCGCGACCGGACACTACGCGCAGCTAGCACACATTGACGGTGAGCCGGTGCTCAAGCGCGGTGCTGATGTCGCAAAGGACCAGAGCTATGTGTTGTTCGGGATCGATCGAGCGCGCCTGCAGCGGATGATGCTGCCGGTGGGGCAGTTCGAAAAGCCGATGATACGTCAGCGTGCGCACGAACTGAACCTGCCGGTTTTTGATAAGCCCGACTCGCAGGAGATCTGCTTTGTTCCGGATAACAACTACGCCAATCTTGTTGAGCGCAGGGTTCCGGAACTCGCACACGAGGGGACGATCCTCGATATCGATGGCAACGAGATCGGGACGCACGCGGGGCATCACCGGTTTACCATCGGGCAGCGTCGCAAGCTGGGGATGGCGTTCGGCAAGCCGACCTATGTCGTTGACAAGAATCCTGCAAGCAACACCATCACCGTTGGAGACAAGACAGACCTTGTCATCGGCGCGTGCGATGTGGGTGAAGCGAACTGGCTCGTCGATACTGATTGCATGCGGGATGGCGCTCCTGTGACAGTGCAGTACCGGGCGCATGGTGAGGTGGCACGGGCAACGTTGCGATTGCTTGATACCGGCAGCCGGGAAACTCATTCTGGCAGAACCGGGCGGTTCAGCGTCGTCTTTGATGACCCTCGCACCGCAGTGGCGCCGGGGCAGGCGATGGTCGTGTATGGCGATGGCGAAGCGTTCCCGCATGATCGGGTGCTCGGCGGCGGATGGATCGAACGGACACACCGTCCGGATCGAGTGGTGACAGAATCCGCATCTGTCAACGCGTGA
- a CDS encoding phosphoribosylformylglycinamidine synthase subunit PurQ, whose product MGITSASNGQAAPRAVVIRTAGINCDREMARGFSAAGADVSLVHLEKVCAQPAMLDGFDLIGFPGGFSYGDDVASGRIFAMKVRRALLPALRAALDRKCPMLGICNGFQVLVQCGLLPGFESDDSVGVERGAGLTDNACGHFVDSWVRVTYQPNTHCVWTQGLDSLGDDARLLPVAHGEGRFVAHDRKVLDAIESANLGVIRYEDNFNGSDGAIAGLCDPSGLVLGLMPHPDRFLEWTRHPYWTRLPQSLLATEAPGLASFRNAVRYAAEHAVRDNGVAQQAC is encoded by the coding sequence ATGGGCATTACGTCAGCATCAAATGGGCAAGCTGCACCCCGCGCCGTTGTTATCCGTACCGCAGGTATCAACTGTGATCGCGAGATGGCTCGTGGGTTTTCGGCTGCGGGTGCCGACGTGTCTCTGGTCCATCTTGAAAAAGTGTGCGCACAGCCAGCGATGCTCGACGGGTTCGATCTGATCGGGTTTCCTGGTGGGTTCAGTTACGGTGATGATGTTGCATCGGGCCGGATCTTCGCAATGAAGGTTCGGCGTGCATTACTCCCGGCGCTGCGTGCTGCTCTTGATCGCAAGTGCCCGATGCTTGGGATCTGCAATGGGTTTCAGGTATTGGTGCAGTGTGGCTTACTCCCGGGATTTGAATCAGACGACAGTGTGGGTGTCGAGCGTGGGGCTGGTCTGACAGACAACGCCTGCGGGCACTTTGTTGACTCGTGGGTGCGTGTGACATATCAGCCAAACACACATTGCGTGTGGACACAAGGGCTTGACTCGCTGGGTGACGATGCACGGCTGCTCCCGGTTGCGCATGGCGAGGGACGGTTTGTTGCACATGATCGGAAGGTTCTCGATGCGATTGAGTCGGCAAATCTTGGTGTGATTCGGTATGAGGACAACTTTAATGGTTCGGATGGTGCGATTGCAGGATTGTGCGATCCATCGGGGCTTGTGCTTGGGCTGATGCCGCATCCCGATCGGTTTCTTGAGTGGACCCGCCATCCATACTGGACACGTCTGCCACAGTCACTTCTTGCAACCGAAGCACCCGGGCTGGCATCATTTCGAAACGCTGTCAGATATGCTGCGGAGCATGCCGTACGAGACAATGGCGTAGCGCAGCAGGCGTGCTGA
- the prmC gene encoding peptide chain release factor N(5)-glutamine methyltransferase, whose protein sequence is MTTPSASKVWTSRELQSWMISAFQKAGVEPARLCAETLLCHVLKCDRLRLMMDQDRPANEQERGQLRELVARALKHEPVQYLVGHWPFYGVDLKVDKRALIPRPCTEQLVDIAINHIRTLELDRQARVLDMCTGSGCIAIAIAKQCPDVQIIATDIDADALSLARENVERCGAGDRVTLLQGDLYRALPEGTPLFDVLVSNPPYITDTEWEHVAPRVKDYEPTIALRGGTNGMQCVGSVIEGAEQHLVQGGLIVVEITPPIAEACLQMASAGPWNASRIVQDHDRLQRFWAGTRL, encoded by the coding sequence GTGACCACACCATCTGCTTCCAAGGTCTGGACCAGCCGCGAGTTGCAGTCGTGGATGATCAGCGCATTCCAGAAGGCTGGTGTGGAGCCGGCGCGGTTGTGTGCAGAGACGCTGCTGTGTCATGTGCTCAAGTGCGATCGGTTGCGTCTGATGATGGATCAGGATCGGCCGGCAAACGAGCAGGAACGCGGGCAGCTTCGGGAACTCGTGGCACGCGCACTCAAGCACGAACCGGTGCAGTACCTTGTCGGTCATTGGCCGTTCTATGGTGTTGATCTGAAGGTTGACAAGCGTGCGCTCATTCCGAGGCCTTGCACTGAGCAACTGGTTGATATTGCGATCAATCACATTCGCACGTTGGAACTCGATCGTCAGGCTCGTGTGCTTGATATGTGTACTGGATCAGGCTGTATCGCGATTGCAATAGCAAAGCAGTGTCCGGATGTGCAGATCATTGCGACCGATATTGATGCCGATGCGCTCTCGCTCGCCAGAGAGAATGTTGAGCGGTGTGGTGCTGGAGATCGTGTCACATTGCTGCAGGGTGATCTATACAGGGCGCTGCCCGAGGGCACACCATTGTTCGATGTGCTGGTGAGCAATCCGCCGTACATCACGGATACAGAATGGGAGCATGTTGCACCGCGCGTGAAGGACTATGAGCCGACCATCGCGCTTCGAGGCGGGACTAATGGGATGCAGTGTGTTGGATCAGTAATCGAGGGTGCGGAACAGCACCTCGTTCAGGGCGGGTTGATAGTAGTGGAGATCACGCCACCGATTGCTGAGGCATGCCTGCAAATGGCGTCTGCGGGGCCTTGGAATGCGAGCCGAATCGTCCAGGATCACGACAGATTGCAACGGTTTTGGGCTGGAACCCGTCTATAA
- a CDS encoding MBL fold metallo-hydrolase, which yields MTGFRWQLLRAGRFSLDAGSMMGLIPRVVWEKSVPIDDRHRVQLQHNCIYAENTDADGNTHRVLIETGTGNKLDAKMRKIFALQDRWVGDALAEIGVACESITDVVVSHLHFDHAGGLTRLCKDNESPDWVGPGSDGAEINVKRSFPNARVHTQQREWDDAIANRSVMTRTYYRDHLEPIETQVVLHDSHRPFPAGLPIDRDMKPRLSAMHRTTEVLPGVRVLQTPGHTWGQQAVLFDDDAGNTIVFTPDVMPTRWHCGAAYSLAYDVEPYTSMISKSWLLAEAAKHNWVLVLDHEPGQPCVRVHDDGHGWFALEDADVAQAKAAMEHA from the coding sequence ATGACAGGTTTCAGATGGCAGCTTCTTCGCGCGGGACGATTCAGTCTCGATGCGGGTTCGATGATGGGGCTGATCCCGCGCGTTGTGTGGGAGAAGTCGGTCCCAATCGATGATCGGCATCGCGTGCAACTTCAGCACAACTGCATCTACGCGGAAAACACGGATGCCGATGGGAATACGCATCGCGTACTCATCGAGACGGGTACAGGAAACAAACTCGACGCGAAGATGCGGAAGATCTTCGCATTGCAGGACCGGTGGGTGGGTGATGCGCTCGCGGAGATCGGTGTGGCGTGCGAGTCCATCACGGATGTCGTCGTGTCGCATCTGCACTTTGATCATGCTGGCGGTTTGACACGATTGTGCAAAGATAACGAGTCGCCGGACTGGGTTGGGCCGGGGTCTGATGGAGCCGAGATCAACGTGAAGCGATCATTTCCGAATGCGCGTGTGCATACGCAGCAACGCGAGTGGGATGATGCAATCGCGAACCGAAGCGTGATGACGCGGACGTATTACCGCGATCATCTAGAGCCGATCGAGACGCAGGTGGTCCTGCATGACTCGCACAGGCCGTTTCCGGCGGGCCTTCCGATCGATCGTGACATGAAGCCACGACTTTCCGCAATGCATCGGACAACAGAAGTTCTGCCTGGGGTGCGAGTGCTCCAGACACCAGGACACACGTGGGGTCAGCAGGCTGTGCTCTTTGATGATGATGCTGGGAACACGATTGTTTTTACGCCTGATGTGATGCCGACGCGCTGGCATTGCGGTGCAGCGTACAGCCTTGCGTATGACGTTGAACCGTACACGAGCATGATCTCAAAGTCGTGGCTGCTCGCTGAGGCAGCAAAGCACAACTGGGTGCTGGTGCTCGACCACGAACCCGGTCAGCCGTGTGTGCGCGTACATGATGACGGGCACGGATGGTTTGCTCTTGAAGACGCTGATGTAGCGCAGGCCAAAGCCGCAATGGAGCATGCGTGA
- the bamD gene encoding outer membrane protein assembly factor BamD — translation MQTYRIRPISPVIVSLLLAVLGCSVLVRAQQTEFTLDSDGAWQESQAPVEGTDEAVIANAEHLLAEGNPSVALRVLNSWISKNKFGASPYLPTAYRLRGDAKAATGAEYRALFDYETVARNFIASDEFVTVLEREFEIASQYLHGMKRRWLGLRVFSATRDGERLLFQIAERMPGSTMQERALLELGDYYFRQRELDMVTETYRVFLRLFPRSQDRNLAMRRQVDANAASYKGPAYDASGLREARELIQVFQEEYPNDAEQAGLNDARIARIDESLASEKLYTAKWYLSQNDKPAARLMLRRVVRQYPGTLSAQEAYSLLEKNGWSVGKASETSQPAPVETHNDSGESGSEQQETQPASSSSGDAGNATPPATPGGS, via the coding sequence ATGCAGACGTATCGAATCCGCCCGATAAGCCCAGTGATCGTTTCGCTCCTGCTTGCCGTTCTGGGATGCTCTGTGCTGGTTCGGGCACAGCAGACCGAGTTTACCCTTGATTCAGACGGCGCCTGGCAGGAGTCGCAGGCGCCTGTGGAGGGCACGGATGAGGCAGTGATTGCCAATGCTGAGCACCTTCTCGCTGAGGGAAATCCATCCGTCGCGTTGCGTGTATTGAACAGCTGGATCAGTAAGAACAAGTTTGGCGCTTCGCCGTATCTGCCCACCGCGTATCGGCTGCGAGGCGATGCCAAGGCAGCGACAGGCGCGGAGTATCGTGCGTTGTTTGACTACGAAACAGTCGCGCGAAACTTTATCGCATCTGATGAGTTTGTGACGGTGCTTGAGCGTGAGTTTGAGATCGCATCGCAGTATCTGCATGGGATGAAACGCAGGTGGCTTGGTCTTCGGGTTTTTTCCGCGACTCGTGATGGTGAACGCTTGCTGTTTCAGATTGCCGAGCGCATGCCGGGAAGCACGATGCAGGAGCGGGCGCTGCTTGAGCTCGGCGACTATTACTTCAGGCAGCGTGAGCTTGATATGGTGACCGAGACGTACCGCGTCTTCCTGCGACTGTTTCCGCGGAGTCAGGATCGCAATCTTGCGATGCGTCGGCAGGTGGATGCCAATGCAGCGAGTTATAAAGGGCCAGCCTATGACGCCTCTGGGCTTCGCGAAGCGAGAGAGCTCATTCAGGTCTTTCAGGAGGAATATCCGAACGATGCTGAGCAGGCGGGCCTGAATGACGCGCGGATTGCTCGTATTGATGAATCTCTTGCATCAGAAAAGTTGTATACAGCGAAGTGGTATCTTTCGCAGAATGACAAGCCTGCTGCGAGACTCATGCTCCGGCGGGTTGTCAGGCAGTATCCCGGCACGCTTTCGGCTCAGGAGGCTTACTCTCTATTAGAGAAGAATGGATGGTCGGTTGGCAAGGCCTCTGAGACTTCTCAGCCCGCACCCGTTGAAACGCATAACGACTCGGGTGAATCGGGTTCTGAACAGCAGGAGACCCAGCCAGCGTCTTCATCGTCTGGTGATGCTGGCAATGCAACACCACCTGCGACTCCTGGAGGTTCCTGA